From Triticum aestivum cultivar Chinese Spring chromosome 4A, IWGSC CS RefSeq v2.1, whole genome shotgun sequence, a single genomic window includes:
- the LOC123084145 gene encoding uncharacterized protein, translated as MGCLGSGGGRRAAGAHGRTPSLRVAAPPARRRLPDPAVPLRPCALSYNLARGSRTGPAPALRDHRQGAIPHGDSASAALPALLGAGTITMVRLNHRRLEGGRGGERAPTGFVRTPQGPSASPWPHQGASRHGSVFARPALTTCLYAPTPSPATASSQAGHPTAEKAQVSKKGRAHAARPVARTVRKVMICAKRFLFDGAGSKLFHYELVSSMEWPNIIKHRGLVSNSRQSVRDVISSSSSSSSNRMMKGTSKIQVIVQIDNFGSLPLPFEDGCTIQEIVSAAFRKRNVCIPDAVLRFNGRNAYPEDRVCSLNTGNSKVCTLYIRPRLRGGQPPSPSSSIPPVRELFALYLSSLGDDLFDVVTPPQDPDLFFIGMERYFISLGFTAIQITIMLFELLENFHERPECVSRFTLADLDYDSSSKRLMFRDTVGLVPFDLATYYQNMSDAGGIVSAIFQFDELKVLGCRRGIHLPPGTVRNNHSRLPKLVQFLVYDLQTGVRAFPGAGTNKRKRAYFRCHVAVMTPAQRLAFWMTSELHFDYIGDERQLDYYLAVKFVPDWSTQATRSTAMKKVYDWRTYDACSLGHQWSIARNWLAHAKLKLTQKITEKQAEAYLHMIFECLMYYVLLRIFFDKMVINWNTRPIPEAQPPPPPPYFRTPRVGPPLRVNNHFTLYQLVDMAGSL; from the exons ATGGGCTGCCTcgggagcggcggcgggcggcgggcggcgggcgcccACGGGAGGACGCCGAGCCTCCGTGTGGCCGCACCACCAGCACGGCGTCGTCTCCCTGATCCCGCCGTACCCCTACGCCCCTGCGCCCTCTCCTACAACCTCGCCCGCGGCTCCCGCACCGGCCCCGCCCCCGCCCTCCGCGACCATCGACAAGGAGCGATTCCTCACGGAGACTCTGCTAGCGCCGCCCTTCCAGCGCTGCTCGGGGCTGGGACCATCACGATGGTTCGCCTGAACCACCGGCGCCTGGAGGGAGGACGCGGAGGCGAGCGCGCGCCCACCGGCTTCGTGCGGACGCCGCAGGGCCCATCGGCATCGCCGTGGCCTCACCAGGGCGCATCCCGCCACGGCAGCGTCTTCGCCCGGCCAGCGCTGACTACGTGTCTCTACGCACCTACACCCTCGCCGGCGACCGCGTCGTCGCAGGCGGGCCATCCCACGGCGGAGAAGGCGCAGGTCTCCAAGAAGGGTCGCGCGCACGCCGCGCGTCCCGTGGCCAGGACCGTCAGGAAGGTGATGATCTGTGCGAAGCGCTTCCTCTTCGACGGCGCCGGCAGCAAACTGTTCCATTACGAG TTGGTGTCCTCAATGGAGTGGCCAAATATCATCAAGCATAGAGGTCTTGTCTCCAACAGCAGGCAGTCTGTTAGAGACgtgatatcatcatcatcatcatcatcctctaaCAGGATGATGAAGGGGACATCTAAAATTCAG GTTATTGTCCAAATTGACAACTTTGGCTCTCTTCCGTTGCCCTTTGAAGACGGTTGTACAATTCAAGAGATCGTCTCTGCAGCTTTTCGTAAGCGAAATGTTTGCATCCCGGATGCCGTTCTGAGGTTTAATGGACGCAATGCTTATCCTGAGGATCGGGTGTGTTCTTTGAACACTGGTAACAGTAAAGTGTGTACTCTCTACATCCGTCCTCGGCTGCGGGGTGGACAACCACCTTCGCCTTCTAG CTCCATTCCTCCAGTTCGTGAGCTATTTGCACTATATCTATCGTCGCTAGGCGATGATCTATTCGATGTGGTAACTCCCCCTCAAGATCCGGATTTATTCTTTATTGGCATGGAGAGATACTTCATATCTCTAGGGTTCACAGCAATACAGATTACTATAATGCTATTTGAACTTCTGGAGAATTTCCATGAGCGGCCCGAGTGTGTTTCAAGATTCACCTTGGCCGATCTGGACTATGATAGTAGTTCGAAGAGGTTAATGTTCAGAGACACGGTAGGCCTGGTTCCTTTTGATCTCGCAACCTACTATCAGAACATGTCGGATGCTGGCGGTATCGTGTCTGCAATATTCCAGTTCGACGAGTTAAAGGTTCTTGGTTGTAGACGTGGGATACACCTACCGCCTGGGACCGTCAGAAACAACCACAGCAGACTTCCAAAACTAGTTCAGTTTTTGGTTTATGATCTGCAGACTGGAGTGAGAGCATTCCCGGGTGCAGGCACCAACAAGCGTAAAAGGGCGTACTTTCGCTGCCATGTAGCAGTGATGACTCCGGCTCAAAGGCTTGCTTTCTGGATGACTTCTGAGCTGCATTTTGACTATATTGGCGATGAAAGACAGTTGGATTATTATTTGGCAGTAAAATTTGTACCGGATTGGTCTACTCAGGCAACTCGATCAACTGCAATGAAGAAGGTATATGACTGGCGAACATACGATGCATGCTCCCTAGGCCATCAATGGTCAATTGCACGTAATTGGCTAGCTCATGCTAAACTCAAGCTAACCCAAAAG ATTACAGAAAAGCAGGCTGAGGCTTATCTGCACATGATCTTTGAGTGTTTGATGTACTACGTGTTGCTTAGGATCTTCTTTGACAAAATGGTGATCAATTGGAACACGCGCCCAATACCAGaggcgcagccgccgccgccgccgccgtatttCAGGACACCACGTGTTGGTCCACCATTGAGGGTCAACAACCATTTCACACTTTATCAGTTAGTCGACATGGCTG GCTCGCTGTAG